The genomic region GAACCGCGTTGTTCGGAATTTTCATCCGCTTCATGTCGTTGACCGACGCCCAGATGGCGATGGGCAGGACCGGGACCAGAAGGATCAGCGCGCCAGTCGGGGTAATCATCAGAGCTGCACGTTCGAATCAAGGGCCTCAAGGCTGCGGCTTGCGGCCTCGAAATGCTGGGGGTGAGTGTCGATGGCTTGTTGCAACAGGCCCTTGCCCACCGTGACGTCGCCCTGCTTCACGGCGGCAAGCGCCATGGAATACAGAAGCTCGGCGCGTTCGGTCTGGGTCATCCGCACCACGGGCAGGTCGTACTTGCGCTGTGCGGCCCGGGCCAGAACGAGGTTGTTCTTGGCGGTGAACATCGAAGGGTCGTGGGTCAGGGCTTCGACAAACAGCTTTTCCGCCCCGGCATGTTCGCCGCGGGTCAGTTTGGAAAAGCCCCAGTTGTTCAGCGTGCTGGCCGGGCGCGTGGTCAGACCGACGGCGATTTCATAGAAACTGTCGGCCTTCGCCCAGTTCTTGTCCGCGTCGGCGACCATCGCCTCGATCCGGTAGCGGTCGAAGCTTTCGTGGGTGGGGGGGATCAGGTTCAGCTCGGCCTTGGCAGCGTCCCACTGGTTGGAGCGGATCAGCGCATCTGCCAGCAAGACCCGATCTTCCGCCGTGGCTTCGCCGGAATCGACGATCTGGCGCCAGATCACCGCTGCTTCCGACGGTTTCTGGGCGCGGGTGAGTGATTTTGCCAACCCGCGTTTCAGGTCAATCCGGTCGGGCTTCTGCTGAACGGCGCTGGTAAAGTAGACGACCGCCTCATTCGGGTCGGCCACTGTCAGCATCACATCGTTCAGGTTGGATTCATCAATGACGTTGACGTCTTTCAGGGCCCGTTGCACCTGCGCATCTGAATTCTGCTGACAGGCCGACAGGAACATTGTGCCGCCAAGGCACAGCACAACTAGACCAGAGTGGCGCATCTTTCGCGTCCTTTTTTGTAGACTGCTCGGTTCTTACTGCTCGGAATCCCTTCCCCTAAAGCTGCGTGAGGAGGACATATTTGCCCTTTTCACGCCGCACGAGGCGGAACTCACCTTCTTCTTCATCAGGACTGTACACGACCGCTTCGGTTGCGGCGATAGCGCGCATCAGATTTTCGCGGATCGAGTCCGTTTGGCCACTATCCTGCGCGAAAGCCTGCTGGAAGACGAGCCGCGCCTCACCCAGCTTGCCGCGTTCCATCAGGACGACGCCAAGATTGTTCATGGCGGGAACGAAGGTCGGGTCTTCCTCAAGCGCGCGGCGCAGCATCTTTTCGGCCTGGCCCAGACGGCCCAGCGCAAGGTTGGCGGAGCCGATGGCGGACAGGGTGTCGATCGTCGCGCCTTCTTCGGCGGCGGCGCGGTAATAGGCCTTTAGCGCCAGTTCGTATTCCTGGGCTTCCATCAGGCGGTGGCCAACGGTCAGACCGTCGACCGCATCACCGCGGCCATCGACACCATAGGGCAGGTTGCGAGACACCCCACCCGAGGGCGCGCAGGCAGACAGCGCGATGGCTGCAAGCAGTAGCGCAGAAATCTGGTGGCGCACGTCGACCCTTCTTTTGCCCTTCAGCCGGGCCGCATTTCCATCAGCATCGTCGCGATCCCGTGGATTGACGGGCCGATAAGGATGACCAGCAGCGGCGGAACCGTGAACAGCATAGTGCCAAGGGTCAGCTTGGTAGGCAACATGTTTGCCTTTTCTTCCGCCCGCATGATGCGTTTGTCGCGCATGTCGGCGGAATAGACACGCAGGGCTTCGGCGACCGAGGTGCCGAAGGTGGCGGATTGCACCAGCGTGGTCACGAAAGAGGCCACGTCGGGCACACCCACGCGTTCGGCCATATCCTTGAGAACCGAGGTGCGTTCCTTGCCGGCCTTCACCTCTTGCGCGACCATGTCGAATTCATCGGCGAGGGCGGGATAGCCCATGCGGCTTTCCTTGCCGACGCGGATGAGGGATTGGTCCAGCGACTGGCCCGCTTCGACGCAGACCAGCATCAGGTCAAGCGCGTCAGGGAAGCCTTCGATGATCTCGGTCTGGCGCTTCTCGACGCGCTTGTCGACCCAATAGCGCGGGATGTAATAGCCAATGGCGCAAGGCAGAAGCGCATACATCAGCATGGAGTTGGTGGTCAGTTCGCCGTTGATCGATTTGACCAGCGCCATGATCAGGCCGACGATCAGAAAGCCGATGCCCAGCAGAAACTGCATCGCATGGAACATGCGGACCGAGTTCTTGTTGGTATAGCCCGCGCGCAGCATCTTCAGCTTGGCTGCCGAAAGCTCGTCCTTCTTCTGGGGCTCCAGAAAATGCGCGAAGCGTTCCAGCTTGTCGACCTTTTCGACCCGCCGCAGGGCGCGCTTCTTTTCGCCGTCGCCAAGGCCCGGCTGTGAGTCCTTGAGTTCGCGGAAGCGGTCACGCTGACGCTTCATCACCGTGGGCAGGGCGATGAGGATCAGCAGCAGCCCCAGAAACCCGACCGCCATCAGCGGGCCAAGCGGACCCAGGGTGTCGATCAGCATGGTGTTGACAGCAGAAAACGGGTTCATGGTGTTCCCCCTAGACCTTGATGTTGGTCATCACCTTCATGAAGATGATGTTGATGAGCAGGAAAACACCGACGAAAAGCGCCGCCGGAATGAAGGCAGACGTTTCGCGCACGCCGTCATAGTAGTCAGGCTTGATGACGATGATCATCAGCAGCGCGACGATCGGGAAGGCTGACAGGAACATGCCGGACCATTTCGCTTCGGCCGTGATGGCGCGGACGCGGCGGAACAGCTTGAAGCGGGCGCGGATCACCTTGGACAGGCCGTCCAGAATCTCGGCCAGGTTGCCGCCTGAGGTTTGCTGGATCGTCACGGCCACCGCGAGGAAGCGCAAATCCTGACTGTCCATCCGTTCCGCGAAGGCCTTGAGCGATTCAGTCACGTCGCGGCCATAAGCGGCCTCATCCGCGATGACACCGAATTCCGAGCCGAGCGGATCGGGAATTTCCTTGGCCACGATGCCGATCGCAGCCGAGAACGGGTGACCGACGCGCAAGCTGCGGACCATCAGTTCGATGGAATCGGGCAGCTGTTCTTCCAGCAGCTCCATCCGCTTCTTGGCCTTCTTGTTGACCCAGAAATAGACCCCGCCGACGCCCATGACGATGCCAAGGATGACCCGCACCCCAACCGTGGCGCTGGTGAAGAGCGTCAGCATGAGGAAGGCCAGAACTGCCACCACGCCCATCACTGCGATCAACTGTTGCGGCGAGAAGGCGATGTTCGCGCGCTGCGCCTTCTTGGCGAAGACCGAGTACAGCGGGATGTTCTTGGCGTTGAGGTGCTGGTTCATCTCCTTGCGGAGCTGCTCCAGAACCTGTTCGCGGTTGGCGTTTTTCTCAAGCAGGGTCAGCCGTCGGCTGAGCCGGTTGTTCAGGCTGATCGATTTGCCGAAGACGGTCAGATAGATGCCTTCGACGATCACCACGACGGCGACGAAGATCAGGATATAGATCAGGGGTGCTGCGCTGATTTCCATGTCTATGCTCAGATAATCGGTTCGTAGATCGACGCGGGCAGGTCAAAGCCCCACTGGCGGAACCGGTCTGAATAGGAAGACCGGATGCCGGTCGCGTTGAACCGCCCGATGATACGGCCGTTGGGCTCGACCCCAAGGCGTTCAAAGCGGAAGACTTCCTGCATCGAGATGACCTCGCCTTCCATCCCGGTGATTTCAGTGATCGAGGTCATGCGGCGCGTCCCGTCCTGCAGACGGCTGGCCTGCACGATCAGGTTGACGGCCGAGGCGATCTGGGAACGCATGGCTTTCAAGGGCATCTCGATCCCGGCCATGGCGACCATGTTTTCGAGACGGCTGATCGCGTCGCGCGGGTTGTTGGCGTGGATCGTGGTCATGGATCCGTCGTGGCCGGTGTTCATCGCCTGCAGCATGTCGATGACTTCCTCACCCCGGGTTTCCCCCACGATGATGCGGTCAGGGCGCATACGAAGGGCG from Tabrizicola piscis harbors:
- a CDS encoding type II secretion system F family protein; translation: MNPFSAVNTMLIDTLGPLGPLMAVGFLGLLLILIALPTVMKRQRDRFRELKDSQPGLGDGEKKRALRRVEKVDKLERFAHFLEPQKKDELSAAKLKMLRAGYTNKNSVRMFHAMQFLLGIGFLIVGLIMALVKSINGELTTNSMLMYALLPCAIGYYIPRYWVDKRVEKRQTEIIEGFPDALDLMLVCVEAGQSLDQSLIRVGKESRMGYPALADEFDMVAQEVKAGKERTSVLKDMAERVGVPDVASFVTTLVQSATFGTSVAEALRVYSADMRDKRIMRAEEKANMLPTKLTLGTMLFTVPPLLVILIGPSIHGIATMLMEMRPG
- a CDS encoding tetratricopeptide repeat protein, coding for MRHQISALLLAAIALSACAPSGGVSRNLPYGVDGRGDAVDGLTVGHRLMEAQEYELALKAYYRAAAEEGATIDTLSAIGSANLALGRLGQAEKMLRRALEEDPTFVPAMNNLGVVLMERGKLGEARLVFQQAFAQDSGQTDSIRENLMRAIAATEAVVYSPDEEEGEFRLVRREKGKYVLLTQL
- a CDS encoding tetratricopeptide repeat protein, which codes for MRHSGLVVLCLGGTMFLSACQQNSDAQVQRALKDVNVIDESNLNDVMLTVADPNEAVVYFTSAVQQKPDRIDLKRGLAKSLTRAQKPSEAAVIWRQIVDSGEATAEDRVLLADALIRSNQWDAAKAELNLIPPTHESFDRYRIEAMVADADKNWAKADSFYEIAVGLTTRPASTLNNWGFSKLTRGEHAGAEKLFVEALTHDPSMFTAKNNLVLARAAQRKYDLPVVRMTQTERAELLYSMALAAVKQGDVTVGKGLLQQAIDTHPQHFEAASRSLEALDSNVQL
- a CDS encoding type II secretion system F family protein, with product MEISAAPLIYILIFVAVVVIVEGIYLTVFGKSISLNNRLSRRLTLLEKNANREQVLEQLRKEMNQHLNAKNIPLYSVFAKKAQRANIAFSPQQLIAVMGVVAVLAFLMLTLFTSATVGVRVILGIVMGVGGVYFWVNKKAKKRMELLEEQLPDSIELMVRSLRVGHPFSAAIGIVAKEIPDPLGSEFGVIADEAAYGRDVTESLKAFAERMDSQDLRFLAVAVTIQQTSGGNLAEILDGLSKVIRARFKLFRRVRAITAEAKWSGMFLSAFPIVALLMIIVIKPDYYDGVRETSAFIPAALFVGVFLLINIIFMKVMTNIKV